One segment of Pirellulales bacterium DNA contains the following:
- a CDS encoding SDR family oxidoreductase: MTTSSLAPRVFVITGCASGIGRHLAQRAAAAGHQVLATDVNYELLAAEADRLGWSPPRVQIGQLDVRDPAAWQATIDRAIQAWGRIDVLLNVAGIIQPGNVHEISSERMLMHIEVNARGVMLGTQTASRHMVSQGQGHIVNISSLAGVAPIPGIASYTASKFAVRGFTLAVAHELAPRGVSVSCVCPDAVETPMLDLQMSHDAAALTFSSGKFLTVEDVGRVIFEKVLVRRPLEVLIPRHRGLLAKLTSLAPWSESWLLKGLLRDGRKRQAEYRQSKEGRS, encoded by the coding sequence ATGACTACTTCTTCCCTCGCGCCGCGGGTCTTTGTCATTACCGGTTGCGCCAGCGGCATTGGTCGGCATTTGGCCCAGCGCGCGGCCGCGGCGGGGCATCAAGTGCTGGCCACCGATGTGAACTACGAGTTATTGGCGGCCGAAGCCGATCGGCTCGGCTGGTCGCCGCCGCGCGTGCAAATCGGCCAACTTGACGTGCGCGATCCCGCGGCCTGGCAAGCGACGATCGATCGCGCCATCCAGGCCTGGGGCCGCATCGATGTACTGCTGAACGTGGCGGGCATCATTCAACCGGGCAATGTTCACGAAATCTCGTCCGAGCGCATGCTCATGCATATTGAGGTCAACGCCCGCGGTGTGATGTTGGGCACACAGACGGCATCACGGCACATGGTGAGCCAAGGACAAGGTCATATCGTGAACATCTCTTCGCTGGCAGGGGTCGCGCCGATCCCAGGCATTGCCAGTTACACGGCCTCGAAATTTGCCGTGCGCGGGTTCACGCTGGCGGTTGCCCACGAACTGGCCCCGCGCGGCGTGAGCGTGTCGTGCGTTTGTCCCGACGCGGTCGAGACGCCGATGCTTGATCTGCAAATGTCGCACGACGCGGCGGCTTTGACCTTCAGTTCCGGAAAGTTCCTCACGGTCGAGGACGTCGGCCGCGTGATTTTCGAGAAGGTGCTGGTGCGACGACCGCTGGAAGTGCTGATCCCGCGTCATCGTGGCCTATTGGCCAAGCTCACCAGCCTGGCCCCCTGGAGCGAAAGCTGGTTGCTGAAGGGCTTGCTGCGCGATGGCCGCAAGCGACAGGCCGAATACAGGCAAAGCAAAGAAGGTCGCAGCTAA
- the thiO gene encoding glycine oxidase ThiO — protein sequence MDDCLILGGGVIGLSLAYELAGQGLSVHVLERAAVGREASWAGAGILPPGNIASPQTADERLVRLCHDLHPRWAAQLREETGIDNGYRRTGGIYLARTAADAEALAQQAEEWRTRGVTAEMVTAHRLADIEPALAQPIGGDLPGSALFAPDEAQLRNPRHVRALLAACQARGVRVTEGQTAEDLEITGRRVTAVRTAQLRHEAGVVCIASGSWSRPLLARLGAAVPLKPIRGQMALLDTGAPILRRVVNEGKRYIVPRDDGRVLVGSTEEDVGFEKRTTDESIAELLRFGAELAPALKDAALETCWAGLRPATPDGRPYLGPVPGYENAFVAAGHFRSGLQLSPGTAVVMRQAILGQPVDVDLSAFRLDRG from the coding sequence ATGGACGATTGTTTGATCTTAGGCGGAGGCGTGATCGGCTTGTCGCTGGCCTATGAGTTGGCCGGCCAGGGCCTGAGCGTCCATGTGTTGGAGCGCGCCGCGGTCGGGCGCGAGGCTTCCTGGGCCGGGGCCGGCATCCTGCCGCCAGGAAACATAGCCTCGCCGCAAACCGCCGATGAGCGGCTCGTCCGCCTGTGCCACGACCTACATCCGCGCTGGGCGGCCCAATTGCGTGAAGAGACGGGCATCGACAACGGTTACCGCCGGACAGGCGGGATCTACCTGGCGCGAACCGCAGCAGATGCCGAGGCCCTCGCGCAGCAGGCTGAAGAATGGCGTACGCGCGGAGTCACTGCCGAAATGGTGACGGCGCATCGCCTGGCGGACATCGAACCGGCACTTGCCCAGCCCATCGGAGGCGACCTTCCTGGTAGCGCGCTGTTTGCTCCGGACGAGGCACAACTACGCAACCCACGACACGTGCGGGCTTTACTGGCTGCCTGCCAGGCTCGCGGCGTGCGCGTAACCGAGGGACAAACGGCCGAAGACCTGGAAATTACCGGCCGGCGGGTGACGGCTGTGCGGACCGCCCAGCTGCGGCACGAAGCGGGCGTGGTGTGCATTGCCAGCGGCTCATGGAGTCGACCGCTGCTGGCCCGATTGGGGGCGGCGGTGCCGCTCAAGCCGATCCGCGGGCAGATGGCCCTGCTCGATACCGGCGCGCCCATTTTGCGGCGCGTTGTAAACGAGGGGAAGCGCTACATCGTGCCGCGTGATGACGGGCGCGTGTTGGTCGGCTCGACCGAAGAGGATGTCGGCTTCGAGAAGCGTACCACCGATGAGTCGATCGCCGAGTTGTTACGCTTCGGTGCCGAATTAGCGCCGGCGCTCAAGGATGCGGCACTCGAAACCTGCTGGGCCGGACTGCGACCGGCCACACCGGACGGCCGGCCCTATCTGGGACCCGTCCCCGGTTACGAGAATGCTTTTGTCGCAGCCGGTCACTTCCGCAGCGGCTTGCAACTGTCGCCAGGGACGGCCGTCGTGATGCGACAGGCGATACTTGGCCAGCCGGTCGACGTCGACCTGTCGGCCTTTCGTCTGGATCGTGGTTAA
- a CDS encoding amidohydrolase family protein, producing the protein MKSFLRYTVGALLPSLLAVAGVLNFIGPTHADETATAFVGAKIIPIAGDEIPVGTLVIADGKIVAVGPADAVKVPEGATQVDVKGRVIMPGLICTHSHIGGVGGADSSGPIQPGVRILDSLNVLDSGFKRALAGGLTTINVMPGSGHLISGQTIYLKLRYGGEAPQKIDDLFILDTHGKPTGGLKMANGTNSMRGTPFPGTRGKSAFLVREQFIKAREYQHKIDQAKGDPEKLPPRDLHLESLVEAMQGRRVVHHHTHRHDDIMTVIRLSQEFGFRVVLHHVSDGWKIADEIAAAKVPCSVILIDSPGGKLEARDMNMGTGGILEKAGVRVAFHTDDWITDSRIFRRMAALGVRAGMSRKAALESLTLAGAEMLDLADHVGSLAPGKDADFAILDGDPLSVYTHVQETWVDGHKAFDRANAQDRLYAVGGYGAAHDQSPYFCCFDHLLRAQQQ; encoded by the coding sequence ATGAAAAGCTTCTTGCGATATACAGTTGGTGCTCTGCTCCCCAGTCTGCTCGCGGTCGCCGGCGTGCTGAACTTTATCGGGCCCACGCATGCCGACGAAACGGCCACGGCTTTTGTCGGCGCAAAAATCATTCCGATCGCGGGAGACGAGATCCCCGTCGGCACATTGGTTATTGCCGACGGCAAGATTGTCGCCGTGGGGCCGGCCGACGCTGTCAAAGTTCCGGAGGGAGCCACGCAGGTCGACGTCAAAGGGCGCGTGATCATGCCGGGCCTGATCTGTACGCACAGCCACATCGGCGGCGTGGGAGGTGCCGACTCCAGCGGCCCCATTCAGCCCGGCGTCCGCATTCTCGACTCGCTGAATGTGCTCGACTCGGGTTTCAAGCGCGCTTTGGCGGGCGGATTGACCACGATTAATGTTATGCCGGGATCCGGCCATTTGATCAGTGGTCAAACGATTTACCTGAAGCTCCGCTACGGCGGCGAGGCGCCGCAAAAAATCGACGACCTGTTCATCCTCGACACGCACGGCAAGCCGACCGGCGGCCTGAAGATGGCCAACGGCACCAACTCGATGCGCGGCACGCCGTTTCCCGGCACGCGCGGCAAGAGCGCTTTCCTGGTCCGCGAGCAATTCATCAAAGCCCGCGAGTATCAACACAAGATCGATCAGGCGAAGGGAGACCCTGAGAAGCTGCCGCCGCGCGATCTGCATTTGGAGTCGTTGGTCGAAGCCATGCAAGGCCGCCGCGTCGTCCATCACCACACGCATCGCCATGACGACATCATGACCGTCATCCGGCTGTCGCAAGAGTTCGGCTTTCGCGTGGTACTGCACCATGTCAGCGACGGCTGGAAAATCGCCGACGAAATCGCGGCGGCCAAGGTCCCCTGCTCGGTGATCTTGATTGACTCACCTGGCGGCAAACTCGAAGCGCGCGACATGAATATGGGCACCGGCGGCATCTTGGAAAAAGCCGGCGTGCGCGTGGCGTTTCATACCGACGATTGGATCACGGATTCGCGCATCTTTCGTCGCATGGCAGCCTTGGGCGTGCGCGCCGGAATGTCGCGCAAGGCGGCGCTCGAATCTTTGACGCTGGCCGGCGCCGAAATGCTCGACCTGGCCGACCACGTGGGCTCGCTCGCGCCGGGCAAAGACGCCGATTTTGCCATCCTCGACGGCGACCCGCTAAGCGTCTACACCCACGTGCAAGAGACCTGGGTCGATGGTCACAAAGCCTTCGACCGCGCCAACGCACAGGATCGGCTTTACGCCGTCGGCGGCTACGGGGCCGCTCATGACCAGTCCCCCTACTTCTGCTGCTTCGATCATCTGCTACGGGCTCAACAACAATGA
- a CDS encoding PEP-CTERM sorting domain-containing protein yields the protein MKFRTVLFVIVILISASNLQAVELVVMATNTTAVPGAKVYTVGVQVTQADLAAQSGGVPLGLQELAFVGPILNSKQTTAYDPTQLQTIQSQYIDVAAGNNPVAPGNVAGPPINLSPAGQSALYDSSWWYWSSTGRLNGVADSSGNSNVITSSPAADGSGVYTVGPTSNVGASGALWQPIFPSNPTLPGMSAIFAEYGSLGVPDYINQPPFSNLFVNGVYTAPLAQIVASGDVSIPYQPFGGTGSGTQGMLIVGTTGFNFLGGNSLIDPHAVLDFSTNTIHSELTAGGGAGNVGGIAVDPAVIAASGTLTSTFTTTSAANLGSAIGADAAQQINFALAGPTAQAWDIQFTGFLQGLSTVVLHYDPTLIGNTPEADLRIEHYDNGIWVAPTGQVVDTVAHTITFQTASFSPFVLAQAPEPATIVLAAFGGFALLLFRRRRETVRTA from the coding sequence ATGAAATTCAGGACAGTTCTTTTCGTCATCGTCATCCTTATTTCCGCAAGTAACTTGCAAGCTGTCGAATTGGTGGTCATGGCGACCAACACCACGGCCGTTCCGGGCGCAAAGGTTTACACCGTCGGCGTTCAGGTCACGCAAGCCGATCTTGCCGCTCAAAGTGGCGGCGTACCACTAGGATTGCAGGAGCTGGCGTTTGTCGGTCCAATCTTAAATTCGAAGCAAACTACTGCGTACGACCCTACGCAGTTGCAAACGATCCAGTCGCAATACATCGACGTCGCCGCCGGTAACAATCCGGTCGCGCCGGGCAATGTCGCCGGACCACCGATTAATCTAAGCCCTGCGGGCCAGAGTGCACTGTACGACAGCAGTTGGTGGTACTGGAGCTCGACCGGCCGATTGAACGGCGTGGCAGACTCAAGCGGCAATTCCAATGTCATCACGTCGAGTCCCGCCGCCGACGGAAGCGGCGTCTACACAGTTGGGCCAACCAGTAACGTTGGCGCGTCGGGCGCCCTTTGGCAACCGATATTTCCGTCCAATCCAACACTGCCAGGGATGAGTGCCATCTTCGCAGAATATGGCAGTTTGGGTGTCCCGGATTACATAAATCAACCCCCGTTCAGCAACTTGTTCGTGAACGGAGTGTACACAGCACCGCTCGCCCAGATTGTCGCCTCCGGCGATGTGTCGATTCCTTATCAGCCTTTCGGCGGGACGGGTTCGGGCACCCAGGGAATGCTCATTGTCGGCACCACCGGGTTCAATTTTCTCGGCGGCAACTCGTTAATCGATCCGCATGCCGTGCTCGATTTCAGCACGAATACGATCCATTCGGAGTTGACAGCCGGCGGAGGAGCGGGCAACGTCGGCGGTATTGCAGTCGACCCTGCGGTGATCGCAGCCAGCGGTACGCTCACGAGCACCTTCACGACAACGTCGGCCGCGAATCTTGGCTCTGCGATTGGTGCCGATGCCGCACAGCAAATCAACTTTGCCCTGGCTGGTCCGACTGCGCAAGCCTGGGACATCCAATTCACCGGATTTCTGCAAGGTCTCAGCACGGTTGTTTTGCATTACGACCCGACTTTGATTGGAAATACACCGGAGGCGGATTTGCGCATCGAGCACTACGACAATGGAATCTGGGTCGCACCGACGGGGCAAGTCGTCGATACGGTGGCGCACACGATCACCTTTCAAACAGCCAGCTTTTCGCCATTCGTTTTGGCACAGGCGCCCGAACCCGCCACGATCGTGCTGGCGGCATTCGGCGGCTTTGCCCTTTTGCTATTTCGGCGTCGGCGCGAGACTGTTCGCACCGCTTAG
- a CDS encoding NYN domain-containing protein, with product MSLIIDGYNLMHAAGIIGRGMGPGGLERSRLAVLNFVVESIAPAELASTTVVFDAQDAPPGLPREMLHRGIMVRFSTGYDSADELIEHLIERASAPRRLIVVSSDHRLHRAARRRKAQAIDSDIWYEQTIAARNSRQRAAKTDPQKPPAPLPASEVEYWLSKFGELPTDTHGRTTPDKNANAHANDDVKEIADEIFPQEYLDSIDENELDE from the coding sequence ATGAGTCTGATTATCGACGGCTACAACCTGATGCACGCGGCCGGAATCATTGGCCGGGGCATGGGGCCTGGGGGCCTCGAGCGGTCGCGGTTGGCCGTGCTCAACTTTGTCGTCGAGTCAATTGCCCCGGCCGAGTTGGCCAGCACAACGGTGGTCTTCGACGCGCAGGACGCCCCGCCCGGGTTGCCACGCGAGATGTTGCACCGGGGCATCATGGTCCGTTTCTCCACAGGCTATGACAGCGCCGACGAACTGATCGAGCATTTGATCGAACGCGCAAGCGCCCCACGGCGACTGATTGTCGTGTCGAGCGACCACCGCTTGCACCGTGCTGCGCGGCGGCGCAAGGCGCAGGCGATCGACAGCGACATCTGGTACGAACAAACCATCGCGGCCCGCAATTCGCGACAGCGCGCGGCCAAGACCGATCCGCAAAAGCCACCTGCCCCCTTGCCTGCCAGCGAAGTCGAATACTGGCTTTCCAAGTTCGGCGAACTGCCGACCGACACGCACGGCCGTACCACGCCTGACAAGAATGCCAACGCCCATGCCAACGACGACGTTAAGGAGATCGCGGATGAAATCTTTCCGCAGGAATACCTCGACTCGATCGACGAGAACGAACTGGACGAGTAG
- a CDS encoding glutaredoxin family protein, whose amino-acid sequence MLRWAGMHLPDAAILYRLHRSLPPQTDILNVILYTRHGCHLCDDALALLQRHGLTPREIDIDADAALRARYDCCVPVVEIDGRERFRGRVDERLLRRLLAGQRE is encoded by the coding sequence GTGCTGCGTTGGGCCGGTATGCACCTGCCAGACGCGGCGATCCTCTACCGGTTACATCGCTCGTTACCGCCGCAGACTGACATCTTGAACGTCATTCTTTACACTCGGCACGGCTGCCACTTGTGCGACGACGCGTTGGCCCTGTTGCAGCGTCATGGCCTGACGCCGCGCGAAATCGATATAGACGCCGACGCCGCGTTGCGTGCCCGCTACGACTGCTGCGTGCCGGTTGTGGAAATCGACGGCCGAGAACGTTTCCGAGGACGCGTCGACGAACGACTGCTGCGCCGACTGCTGGCGGGCCAAAGGGAATGA
- a CDS encoding c-type cytochrome domain-containing protein: MRAAFSILAVGAVISLLGVRTSASADDDAPAKSNPRDAIAAVDRSLAQAGADFRAKRLTEAATALDEAKASLKTLDDADIPADLRPQVDRLQERVAAADRLIAKARTPAAKPPPAAAKVADASKKKPDAPLPAAQAAKAKKPPKSKKPVKAPAGPSFISDVAPIFNAKCGNCHVRNARGGFSMASFAALEKGTKDGPVIRPGASRGSRLVEVLLSGDMPRGGGKIAPEELLTIGAWIDAGAQFDGIDRAAPLGQKSGGAGMPAGLVRSTGKESVQFNRDLAPVLAAQCLGCHAGDQPSGQLRMETFTGLLAGGATGKVIAADQPTGESLLLKRLRGVDGDRMPLEKPALPAETIAQFETWIKEGAKFDGADPAQPLKISVEEQLAGRLSHDELTAKRLTQAARIWQLAVPDEKPEQLQTANFILFGNVSTARLNEVGQLAEAERTKMIKLLRLDAGAPLVKGSLVVYVLKRSFDYSEFVRMVEERETPRGITGHVRAKGSDLYACLAAPSDADATLPALVAEQVAGGFLQGLGDVPAWFVVGGGRAIAARLEPKNPLTKQWEAELRELPVLAGADVFMSAAVFDPQTAARSFAFVKALSTNLGKLQSLIAALGAGRDFAQSMEDVYRTNTRALVERWLQKKP; encoded by the coding sequence ATGCGCGCGGCATTTTCAATTTTGGCCGTCGGCGCGGTCATTTCGCTGCTCGGCGTGCGTACCAGTGCCAGCGCAGACGATGATGCCCCCGCGAAGAGCAATCCGCGCGATGCCATCGCGGCGGTGGATCGGTCACTGGCCCAAGCCGGGGCTGACTTTCGTGCCAAGCGGCTGACGGAAGCAGCAACCGCGCTCGACGAGGCGAAGGCGTCGCTCAAAACTTTGGACGATGCCGACATACCCGCCGATTTGCGTCCGCAAGTCGATCGCCTGCAAGAACGGGTGGCAGCTGCCGATCGACTAATCGCCAAGGCGCGAACGCCTGCTGCGAAGCCGCCCCCAGCTGCGGCAAAGGTGGCAGACGCAAGCAAGAAGAAGCCGGACGCACCCTTGCCGGCCGCTCAGGCCGCGAAGGCCAAGAAACCTCCTAAGAGTAAGAAGCCTGTCAAAGCGCCCGCCGGTCCCAGTTTTATTTCCGACGTGGCGCCGATCTTCAACGCCAAGTGTGGTAACTGCCACGTTCGCAACGCGCGCGGTGGTTTTAGCATGGCCAGTTTCGCCGCCTTGGAAAAAGGGACCAAAGATGGCCCGGTCATTCGTCCCGGCGCCAGTCGCGGCAGCAGGCTGGTCGAAGTCCTTCTGAGCGGCGACATGCCGCGCGGTGGCGGCAAGATCGCGCCTGAAGAGCTTCTTACTATCGGGGCCTGGATCGATGCCGGCGCCCAGTTCGATGGTATTGACCGCGCGGCACCGCTCGGCCAGAAATCGGGTGGCGCGGGAATGCCCGCGGGGCTTGTGCGGTCGACCGGCAAGGAAAGCGTGCAATTCAATCGCGACTTGGCGCCAGTACTTGCCGCGCAGTGCCTTGGCTGTCATGCCGGCGACCAACCATCTGGGCAACTGCGGATGGAAACCTTTACAGGCCTGCTAGCCGGCGGCGCGACAGGCAAAGTGATCGCCGCCGATCAACCGACGGGCGAAAGCTTGCTTCTCAAACGCCTGCGAGGCGTCGACGGCGACCGCATGCCCCTGGAGAAGCCGGCGCTACCGGCTGAGACGATCGCGCAGTTCGAGACCTGGATCAAAGAGGGGGCAAAGTTCGACGGTGCTGACCCGGCTCAACCGCTCAAGATTTCTGTCGAAGAACAACTGGCTGGCCGGCTGTCGCACGACGAGCTTACGGCCAAGCGGCTAACCCAGGCCGCCCGGATCTGGCAACTGGCGGTTCCCGACGAAAAGCCCGAGCAGTTGCAGACGGCGAACTTTATCTTGTTCGGCAACGTCTCGACGGCACGACTGAACGAAGTTGGCCAACTGGCCGAGGCCGAGCGGACCAAGATGATCAAACTCCTCAGGCTGGATGCCGGCGCACCCTTGGTCAAAGGAAGCCTGGTCGTTTATGTCCTCAAGCGTTCGTTTGATTACAGCGAGTTCGTCCGCATGGTCGAAGAACGCGAGACGCCGCGCGGCATTACCGGGCACGTTCGAGCCAAGGGTTCGGATTTGTATGCTTGCCTGGCGGCCCCCAGCGACGCCGATGCCACGTTGCCCGCCTTAGTGGCCGAGCAGGTCGCCGGCGGTTTTTTGCAAGGACTGGGGGACGTTCCGGCCTGGTTCGTCGTGGGGGGGGGCCGTGCGATCGCGGCGCGCCTCGAACCCAAGAATCCGTTGACGAAACAATGGGAGGCCGAGCTGCGCGAGTTGCCGGTGCTCGCCGGCGCCGATGTGTTCATGTCAGCCGCCGTGTTCGACCCTCAGACGGCCGCCCGCAGCTTCGCGTTCGTCAAGGCACTGTCGACGAATTTGGGAAAATTGCAGTCGCTCATCGCAGCGCTTGGTGCGGGACGCGACTTTGCCCAATCGATGGAAGACGTCTATCGCACCAACACCAGGGCATTGGTCGAGCGGTGGCTGCAAAAGAAACCATGA
- a CDS encoding FMN-binding negative transcriptional regulator, translating to MYIPPAFQGPGQDKLFDFIEANSFGLVVSDIAGVPSATHLPLLVRRGLGLHGQLVGHMARANPHWHHLAGAEVLVVFSGPHAYISPRWYEAENVVPTWNYVAVHAWGRCEILEDQQQATEVLADYVAHYERSMPTPWTIDTGTSFFRKLSEQIVAFRIDITRLEGKWKLSQNHAAERREKVARQLAQSTDGDAQEIARLMREDLSA from the coding sequence ATGTATATCCCTCCAGCGTTTCAGGGCCCCGGCCAGGACAAGTTGTTCGACTTCATCGAGGCCAACAGCTTTGGGCTGGTCGTCTCTGATATCGCGGGCGTGCCGAGCGCGACGCATCTCCCCTTGCTCGTGCGACGCGGACTGGGACTTCACGGACAACTCGTGGGCCATATGGCACGTGCCAATCCGCACTGGCACCATCTGGCGGGTGCCGAAGTATTGGTCGTCTTCAGTGGGCCGCACGCCTATATCTCGCCGCGCTGGTACGAGGCTGAAAACGTCGTGCCGACCTGGAACTATGTGGCGGTTCATGCCTGGGGGCGATGCGAAATCCTGGAAGACCAGCAGCAAGCGACCGAGGTACTCGCCGATTACGTGGCCCATTACGAACGATCGATGCCGACCCCCTGGACAATCGATACAGGGACCTCCTTCTTTCGCAAGCTGTCGGAGCAGATCGTGGCCTTCCGTATCGATATCACGCGACTCGAGGGCAAATGGAAGCTGAGCCAGAACCACGCGGCCGAGCGGCGCGAGAAAGTCGCCCGGCAATTGGCGCAAAGCACCGATGGCGACGCCCAAGAGATCGCCCGGTTGATGCGCGAGGACCTTAGCGCCTAG
- a CDS encoding M48 family metallopeptidase: MSYGQLGYGEPGRANWKLRLILAGLIALVSIISFFNMTTVNPITGEHQRVGMSEREEVALGLQAAPQMEAEHGGLAESPQARREVDKVGESLLAALDESLHKQKRENPYPFKFHLLSDPQTINAFALPGGQVFITTGLYKELQTEGQLAGVLGHEIGHVLSRHGAQQLAKQKLTQGLVGAAGMAGGDQNAAQVAAQVGQLVTLTYGRKAELEADKWGVKLAAQAGYDPRAMIDVMKILDKASQGGPPEFFSTHPKPANRVEYIKDVIRQEFPQGVPDGLKP; this comes from the coding sequence ATGTCATACGGACAACTTGGATACGGCGAACCGGGCCGGGCAAACTGGAAGCTGCGTCTTATTCTGGCAGGTTTGATCGCGCTGGTCTCGATCATTTCGTTTTTCAACATGACCACCGTGAATCCGATCACCGGCGAGCATCAACGCGTCGGGATGAGCGAGCGCGAGGAAGTCGCCCTGGGGCTGCAAGCCGCGCCGCAGATGGAAGCCGAGCATGGTGGTCTGGCCGAAAGCCCCCAAGCCCGGCGCGAAGTGGACAAGGTCGGTGAAAGCCTGCTAGCGGCCCTCGACGAATCGCTGCACAAGCAGAAACGCGAGAATCCCTACCCGTTCAAGTTTCACCTGCTGAGTGATCCGCAGACGATCAATGCTTTTGCCTTGCCGGGCGGGCAAGTATTCATCACGACCGGCCTCTACAAAGAGCTGCAGACCGAGGGGCAGTTGGCCGGTGTGCTGGGGCACGAGATCGGTCACGTGTTGTCGCGGCACGGCGCACAGCAATTGGCCAAGCAAAAGTTGACCCAGGGGCTCGTCGGCGCCGCCGGTATGGCGGGGGGAGATCAGAACGCGGCGCAAGTGGCCGCCCAAGTTGGTCAGTTGGTCACATTGACGTACGGACGCAAAGCCGAGCTGGAAGCCGACAAGTGGGGCGTCAAGCTGGCCGCCCAGGCCGGCTACGATCCGCGCGCCATGATTGACGTGATGAAAATCCTGGATAAGGCGTCGCAGGGAGGTCCCCCCGAATTTTTCAGTACGCACCCCAAGCCGGCCAACCGCGTGGAATACATCAAGGACGTGATCCGCCAAGAGTTTCCCCAGGGCGTGCCAGACGGTCTGAAACCGTAG
- a CDS encoding amidohydrolase family protein encodes MTILLRISARCLVAVTAICGIVLPSGTREAAAQVAVHGKTVYTMAGKPIQDGMVVVKDGKIVAIGQAADIKLPEGVRVLEAAVVTPGLVDAHATVGFSGILNQPHDQDQLEHSTPIQPELRAIDAYNSHDDLIEWIRGFGVTTIHTGHAPGELISGQTLIVKTIGNTVAEALVRDAHAVAATLSTDAKKADGKSPGTRGKMMSMLRAELIKAREYQVKQRKAEKPTEAASGSDAPKEAKKPADGPPRDLRMETLVQVLDGKLVLLITADRLQDIQSALRLGKEFQIKICLDSAAECYLAIDDIKAAGVPVILHPSMARAVEDKENLSFETASKLVAAGIPVALQSGFEAYVPKTRVVLFEAALTAANGLTSEQALATITIDAARILGIADRVGSLEIGKDGDLALYDGDPLEYTTHCVGTVIGGKVVHDKPR; translated from the coding sequence ATGACAATATTACTTCGGATTAGCGCGAGATGCCTGGTGGCCGTGACGGCGATCTGCGGCATCGTCCTGCCAAGCGGCACGCGCGAAGCGGCGGCCCAAGTTGCCGTGCATGGCAAGACGGTCTACACCATGGCGGGCAAACCGATCCAAGATGGGATGGTGGTCGTCAAGGACGGCAAGATCGTGGCCATTGGCCAGGCCGCCGATATCAAGCTACCCGAAGGGGTTCGGGTGCTCGAAGCCGCGGTGGTCACGCCCGGACTGGTCGACGCGCATGCGACGGTCGGCTTCTCGGGCATTCTTAATCAGCCGCACGATCAAGACCAGTTGGAACATTCCACGCCGATTCAGCCCGAGCTGCGCGCGATCGATGCCTATAACTCGCACGATGACCTGATCGAATGGATTCGCGGCTTTGGCGTCACCACGATTCACACTGGGCACGCGCCCGGCGAATTGATTTCGGGGCAAACGCTGATAGTGAAAACAATCGGCAACACCGTGGCCGAGGCGTTGGTGCGCGACGCGCACGCCGTGGCCGCCACGCTTTCGACCGATGCCAAGAAGGCCGACGGTAAGTCCCCCGGCACCCGCGGCAAGATGATGTCGATGCTGCGTGCCGAGTTGATCAAGGCGCGCGAGTATCAGGTCAAGCAGCGCAAAGCGGAGAAACCGACCGAAGCGGCCTCCGGCAGCGACGCGCCGAAGGAAGCAAAAAAACCGGCCGACGGCCCGCCGCGCGATCTGCGGATGGAAACGCTCGTGCAGGTGCTCGACGGCAAGCTGGTGCTGTTGATTACGGCTGATCGCCTGCAGGACATTCAAAGTGCCCTGCGACTGGGCAAGGAATTTCAAATCAAGATCTGCCTCGATAGCGCCGCGGAGTGCTACTTGGCGATCGATGATATCAAGGCAGCCGGCGTGCCCGTGATCTTGCACCCCTCAATGGCTCGCGCGGTTGAGGACAAGGAAAACCTGAGCTTCGAGACGGCCTCGAAACTCGTCGCTGCGGGTATCCCGGTGGCGCTGCAAAGTGGCTTCGAAGCCTATGTTCCTAAAACCCGCGTCGTGCTGTTCGAGGCCGCCTTGACCGCGGCCAATGGCCTAACGTCCGAGCAGGCCTTGGCCACGATCACGATCGACGCTGCGCGGATTCTGGGCATCGCCGACCGCGTGGGCTCGCTGGAAATTGGCAAAGACGGCGACCTGGCCCTATACGACGGCGACCCGTTGGAATACACCACGCATTGCGTAGGCACGGTGATCGGCGGCAAGGTCGTACACGACAAGCCGCGGTAA